The following nucleotide sequence is from bacterium.
GATGATCTCCCAAAGGTCCCCCTTCTTGCGCACTACGATGGGCTGGAGGATCCCGCGTTCCTTCACCGAATGGACCAGTTCCTGCAGGTCCTCGGCCTTGAAGACCTTGCGGGGCTGGAAGGGATTGGGCTTGAGCTTGGAGAGGGGGACCTGCTGGGCGGCGCCCTTCTTTTCCTCCACGGCCCGCTTGGGGATGAGGGCTTCCAATCCACGTCCGAGGGCTTTCTTAGCCATGGTTCACGATCTCCTTGGTCAGATTGAGATAGGCTTGCGCGCCGCTGGAGCGGATGTCGTAGAGGATGATGGGTTTCCCGAAGGATGGCGATTCGGAGAGTTGGATGTTCCGGGGAATGACCGTATTGTATACCTTCTCCCCGAAGAATTTACGCACTTCCTCCGCCACCTGGCTCGACAGTTTGGTCCGGTTGTCGAACATGGTCAGCAGCGCCCCCTCGATCTCGAGCTTGGGGTTCAGGCTCTCCCGCACCAGTTCCACCGTCCCCATGAGGGAACTGAGGCCCTCTAGGGCGTAATACTCGCTTTGCACCGGGACCAGCACCGAATGGGCGGCGGTGAGAGCGTTCAAGGTCAGGAAACCCAGGGAAGGCGGACAGTCGATAAGGATATAGTCGAAATCCCGCTCGATCGCCGCAAGGGCCTTTTTCAGGCGAGTTTCCCGGTCCTCGAGCGACACCAGCTCCACTTCGGCCCCGGTCAGGTTGCTGTTGGAAGGCACGCAAAAAAGCTTCTTCAGGTCCGTCCCCCGGATGGCCTGCAGGATGTCGGCGTCCCCCATCAGGACCTGGTAGATGTTCGGGTCGCACTCGTTCTTGTCCAACCCCACCCCGCTGGTGGAATTGCCTTGGGGATCCATATCGACCAGAAGGGTCTTCTTCTCGATGGCCGCCAGGCAGGCGGAAAGGTTGACCGTCGTGGTGGTCTTGCCGACCCCGCCTTTTTGGTTGGTGATGCAGATGATACGGGCCATGCAGGACCTATTTTTTCGTTGT
It contains:
- a CDS encoding AAA family ATPase; the encoded protein is MARIICITNQKGGVGKTTTTVNLSACLAAIEKKTLLVDMDPQGNSTSGVGLDKNECDPNIYQVLMGDADILQAIRGTDLKKLFCVPSNSNLTGAEVELVSLEDRETRLKKALAAIERDFDYILIDCPPSLGFLTLNALTAAHSVLVPVQSEYYALEGLSSLMGTVELVRESLNPKLEIEGALLTMFDNRTKLSSQVAEEVRKFFGEKVYNTVIPRNIQLSESPSFGKPIILYDIRSSGAQAYLNLTKEIVNHG
- a CDS encoding ParB N-terminal domain-containing protein, producing MAKKALGRGLEALIPKRAVEEKKGAAQQVPLSKLKPNPFQPRKVFKAEDLQELVHSVKERGILQPIVVRKKGDLWEII